Genomic DNA from Paenibacillus sp. MBLB1832:
CTGCTCGATACAGCGATGGAATACTTCAATGGCATCTACCTCATGACCCCATTCTTAGCCTATGAAATGTGCGTAGATTTGACGAAGTATGTGTGGGAAAAGTCGAATCGGCATGATTTCCACTTGTACCCACTTTCAAAATGAATTAAAATAGATTAATGGATGTGATTAGAATGATTTGCAGTATGACCGGGTTCGGACAAGCGAATCGTTCTTTTGCGGGATACAACGTGTTTATCGATGTGAAATCGGTCAATCATAGGTATAGTGAAGTGTCAATCAGGCTGCCTAAGGAATGGGCGGCGTTCGAGGACGCTTTGAAGAAAACGGTATTGCAGTCTGTCAAGCGCGGACGTGTGGATGTCTTCGTGACAGCAGAGCGCGAAGCGGCTTCTCCTAAGAACATAATCGTTAATTTTGCACTAGCTGATGCTTACTTGGAAGCAGCAGCGCAGATCAAGCAGCGTTATGGGATGGCAGGTCAGGTTGAACTTAAGGATTTACTAAGGCTGCCTGAGTTGATACAGATGAAAGAGGTACGACAAGAGTGGGATGACGAAATCGAACAGGAGCTATGTGCCTGTTTGGAGCAGGCCGTCGCTCAATTATCCGCGATGAGACGCCGTGAAGGGGACTTCCTGGAGCGGGACATTCGTGACCGGCTTTCCGAGATGAAGCGAATTCATCTGGAGCTGGAAGCGTTAGCGCCTCAAGTCGTTCAAGAGTATGCTGTGAAAATGACGAGCCGGATCCAATCTCTTGTTCTAGACGGGATTCCTGTTGACGAGCAGCGGTTGGCGACGGAAATTGCGCTTTTTGCAGACCGTTCCAATGTAGATGAGGAATTGACAAGGCTCAAGAGTCATTTTGGGCAATGTGAGGCTTTATTGATGGACCAAGAGCCTGTGGGCCGAAAGCTTGACTTCTTGATTCAAGAAATGAATCGAGAAGTGAACACGATCGGTTCGAAGTCCAACCATTCAGAGCCTACGGCTAGAGTGATTGCGATGAAAGCAGAGCTGGAGAAAATGCGGGAACAAATACAGAATATCGAGTGAAGCGTGCATGCAGCTTTGCGAGGAGGAAGTCTAGATGGCTATCAAATTAATTAATATCGGGTTCGGCAACATCGTATCGGCGAACCGCATTATCTCGATCGTTAGTCCTGAATCGGCTCCGATCAAGAGAATCATTCAAGAAGCGCGTGATCGTCACATGCTGATTGACGCTACATATGGTAGAAGAACCCGTGCCGTTATTATCACGGACAGCGATCATGTGATTTTGTCGGCAGTACAACCAGAGACGGTAGCGCATAGACTTTCGAATAAGGACGATGATCATGACGAGTAATACGAATACCCTTGAGCGTGAGAGAGGTATACTAATTGTTTTATCCGGTCCGTCAGGCGTCGGTAAAGGCACGGTGTGTGCAGCGCTGCGCAAGATTTCTCCTGATATTGTGTATTCAGTATCAGCGACAACGCGTTCTCCTAGACAAGGTGAAGTAGACGGGGTTAATTATTTCTTCAAAACCCGTGAGCAGTTCCAACAGCTCATCGAGACCGATGAAGTGCTGGAGTGGGCTGAATACGTAGGGAATTTCTATGGAACGCCAAGACGTTTCGTAGAGGAAACTCTGCGTGCAGGTCATGATGTGATTTTGGAAATTGAGGTGCAAGGTGCACTGCAAGTCAAACAGAAGTTTGACGAAGGTGTCTTTATTTTCTTATTGCCGCCATCGCTGGATGAGTTGGAGAATCGCATTGTTACACGCGGTACAGAAACGGATGAAGTGATCCGTAGCCGTATGTCTGTGGCGATTGACGAAATCCGCTTGATGGAGCACTATGATTATGCGATTGTGAATGATCACGTCGATACGGCGTGTGCGAAAATTCAGGCGATCCTTGCGGCTGAACATTGCAAAAAAGATCGTATGTTTCCCAAAATTGTACAATGGATGGATGAGGTGAATTGAATGTTATACCCTTCAATTGATAAACTGCTTGATATCGTGGATAGCAAATATTCGTTGGTTGTTGCAGCTTCCAAAAGAGCAAGATCCCTTCGCGATGGCGCGAAAACGGATTTGAAAGGTCAGAAATCCCACAAAAACGTGGGTCTAGCTTTGGAAGAATTGTACGGCAACTTTATCGGCTATGAGAAAATTAATGCGACAGAGTCTGAGAAATACGAGAAGAAATAAATGCTCCTCCCAACAACCCTCGTGGTTGTTATTTTTTTCTCAATTGGGCTTTACGAAAGGGGATTCCCATGGGTGTATTGCAAGGTAAAACGATCGTCCTCGGTGTCTGCGGTGGGATTGCGGCGTACAAGGCAGCGGCGTTAACGAGTAAATTATCTCAAGCCGGAGCCGTG
This window encodes:
- the gmk gene encoding guanylate kinase, which translates into the protein MTSNTNTLERERGILIVLSGPSGVGKGTVCAALRKISPDIVYSVSATTRSPRQGEVDGVNYFFKTREQFQQLIETDEVLEWAEYVGNFYGTPRRFVEETLRAGHDVILEIEVQGALQVKQKFDEGVFIFLLPPSLDELENRIVTRGTETDEVIRSRMSVAIDEIRLMEHYDYAIVNDHVDTACAKIQAILAAEHCKKDRMFPKIVQWMDEVN
- a CDS encoding YicC/YloC family endoribonuclease — its product is MDVIRMICSMTGFGQANRSFAGYNVFIDVKSVNHRYSEVSIRLPKEWAAFEDALKKTVLQSVKRGRVDVFVTAEREAASPKNIIVNFALADAYLEAAAQIKQRYGMAGQVELKDLLRLPELIQMKEVRQEWDDEIEQELCACLEQAVAQLSAMRRREGDFLERDIRDRLSEMKRIHLELEALAPQVVQEYAVKMTSRIQSLVLDGIPVDEQRLATEIALFADRSNVDEELTRLKSHFGQCEALLMDQEPVGRKLDFLIQEMNREVNTIGSKSNHSEPTARVIAMKAELEKMREQIQNIE
- the rpoZ gene encoding DNA-directed RNA polymerase subunit omega; amino-acid sequence: MLYPSIDKLLDIVDSKYSLVVAASKRARSLRDGAKTDLKGQKSHKNVGLALEELYGNFIGYEKINATESEKYEKK
- the remA gene encoding extracellular matrix/biofilm regulator RemA; translation: MAIKLINIGFGNIVSANRIISIVSPESAPIKRIIQEARDRHMLIDATYGRRTRAVIITDSDHVILSAVQPETVAHRLSNKDDDHDE